A stretch of the Janthinobacterium sp. B9-8 genome encodes the following:
- the rpsG gene encoding 30S ribosomal protein S7 — translation MPRRREVPKRDVLPDPKFGSQELTKFMNVVMMDGKKAVAERIVYGALVQIEKKTGKSPLEVFSAAIGNAKPMVEVKSRRVGGANYQVPVEVRPSRRLALAMRWVRDAARKRGEKSMDLRLAGELLDAAEGRGGAMKKRDEVHRMAEANKAFAHYRF, via the coding sequence ATGCCTAGACGCAGAGAAGTACCGAAACGTGACGTTTTACCGGATCCAAAATTTGGTAGCCAAGAACTGACTAAGTTCATGAACGTTGTAATGATGGATGGCAAGAAAGCGGTTGCAGAGCGTATCGTTTACGGTGCACTTGTACAAATCGAGAAAAAAACTGGCAAGTCACCGCTGGAAGTGTTCTCCGCTGCAATCGGTAATGCTAAGCCAATGGTTGAAGTTAAAAGCCGTCGTGTTGGTGGTGCAAACTATCAAGTACCAGTCGAAGTCCGTCCTAGCCGTCGTTTGGCATTGGCGATGCGTTGGGTTCGTGATGCGGCTCGTAAACGTGGTGAAAAGTCGATGGATCTGCGTCTGGCAGGCGAACTCCTCGATGCGGCTGAAGGCCGTGGTGGCGCTATGAAGAAGCGTGACGAAGTACACCGCATGGCAGAAGCGAACAAAGCGTTCGCTCACTACCGCTTCTAA
- the rpsL gene encoding 30S ribosomal protein S12, translating into MPTINQLVRKGRVQEKAKSKVPALESCPQKRGVCTRVYTTTPKKPNSALRKVCKVRLTNGFEVISYIGGEGHNLQEHSVVLIRGGRVKDLPGVRYHTVRGSLDTAGVKGRKQSRSKYGTKRPKA; encoded by the coding sequence ATGCCAACGATTAACCAGCTCGTCCGTAAAGGTCGTGTGCAGGAAAAAGCAAAGAGCAAAGTGCCAGCTCTTGAGTCTTGCCCGCAAAAACGTGGCGTATGCACTCGTGTATACACAACCACTCCTAAGAAGCCTAACTCAGCGCTTCGTAAAGTTTGTAAAGTTCGCCTAACCAATGGTTTCGAAGTTATTTCGTACATCGGTGGTGAAGGCCATAACCTGCAGGAACACAGCGTTGTGCTGATCCGCGGCGGTCGTGTTAAGGATTTGCCGGGTGTGCGTTACCACACAGTACGCGGCTCCTTGGATACTGCTGGCGTTAAGGGTCGTAAACAGTCGCGCTCCAAGTACGGTACTAAGCGTCCAAAGGCTTAA